From Halobacillus sp. Marseille-Q1614, the proteins below share one genomic window:
- a CDS encoding branched-chain amino acid ABC transporter permease codes for MGTLLKKRGWIFGLVLLAVIFPFLSQNEYFLHVLTLAFVWMIAVYGLNLLAGYTGYLSLAHAGFFAIGAYTLGLLTVKAGMNYWAALFLACVITSAIGCLVGLVALRTREHFFAIYTLCVGYIIYLVIDKWDSLTGGVRGLIGIPAPSNIGPISFETTLSQYYLILFFLVFTVFIMYRIVHSLTGRTFIAIRNSEDLAQTIGISTMKNKLLVFVISTFFAGLAGALYASFIRFLGPEIAYVTVIFDLLTYLLVGGIGTLAGPVVGTFLIVTVSQSLQFLQDYRMLIFGPLLTLLIIFYPRGIAGALMDWRMKLVSKKKSKPVRANQYFDSQTDDEKKIKEG; via the coding sequence TTGGGAACACTCCTAAAAAAAAGAGGCTGGATCTTCGGCCTAGTACTTCTTGCTGTCATCTTCCCGTTTCTTTCACAAAATGAATATTTTCTACATGTGCTGACGCTCGCTTTTGTCTGGATGATCGCGGTATACGGACTGAACCTATTAGCGGGGTATACGGGTTATCTATCCCTGGCTCATGCAGGTTTTTTCGCAATTGGTGCTTATACTTTAGGTCTATTAACGGTAAAAGCAGGAATGAATTACTGGGCAGCTTTATTTCTCGCTTGTGTGATTACAAGTGCCATCGGCTGTCTTGTAGGATTAGTTGCTTTAAGGACGCGTGAGCATTTCTTTGCGATCTACACATTGTGTGTCGGTTATATCATCTACTTAGTGATTGATAAATGGGACAGTTTAACAGGAGGGGTTCGCGGTTTGATTGGAATTCCGGCGCCTTCTAATATCGGGCCTATTTCATTCGAAACAACTCTTTCCCAATATTATCTCATTTTATTTTTCTTAGTATTTACAGTGTTTATTATGTACCGAATTGTTCACTCTCTGACGGGACGTACATTTATTGCGATTAGAAATAGTGAAGATCTGGCTCAGACTATCGGTATTTCCACAATGAAAAATAAGCTGCTCGTCTTTGTCATTTCTACTTTTTTTGCCGGGCTGGCGGGCGCACTGTACGCATCATTTATCCGGTTCCTCGGTCCGGAAATTGCTTACGTCACGGTCATCTTTGATCTGCTTACGTACTTATTGGTTGGCGGAATCGGTACATTAGCCGGCCCGGTTGTAGGAACATTCCTTATCGTGACGGTTTCCCAGTCGCTTCAATTTTTACAGGATTACCGCATGCTTATCTTTGGACCACTATTAACGCTGCTGATCATATTCTATCCAAGAGGAATTGCCGGGGCCTTAATGGACTGGCGCATGAAGCTGGTGTCTAAGAAAAAGAGCAAACCTGTCCGGGCAAATCAATATTTCGATTCGCAAACCGATGATGAGAAAAAAATCAAGGAGGGATGA
- a CDS encoding branched-chain amino acid ABC transporter permease: MDILIQQLFNGLTVGSVYSLVALGLTLVYGILHIPNFAHGALYMLGAYVTLTMMLLWGIHYWIAMAISILVVGLLGVAMDRLVFHPLRNAPPIHDKIAAIGILLFLEALAQLIWGADYRSMATPYGQVIEVMGMTLTMQRLLINVGAVAVMILLYLFLKKTYVGSTIIAMAQNREGAHLVGINTNKVAMLTFLISGGLAAIAASLSAPINLVFPGMGHLVILKAFVIIIIGGMGSVPGAILGGYILGFTESLGATYISADYKDIIAFLLLVAILSIKPKGLFTREGF; this comes from the coding sequence ATGGATATTTTAATTCAGCAGCTTTTCAACGGGTTAACGGTTGGAAGTGTGTATAGTCTCGTCGCTCTCGGGCTTACGCTTGTATACGGGATTCTGCACATTCCGAACTTCGCCCATGGAGCTCTTTATATGCTAGGCGCTTATGTCACCCTGACCATGATGCTTCTATGGGGCATTCACTATTGGATCGCTATGGCCATTTCGATACTCGTAGTTGGTTTGCTTGGTGTAGCGATGGATAGACTAGTTTTTCATCCGCTTCGCAATGCCCCGCCGATTCATGACAAAATCGCGGCCATCGGAATTTTATTGTTTCTTGAAGCTTTGGCCCAGTTAATCTGGGGAGCGGATTACCGCTCAATGGCGACACCTTATGGACAAGTGATCGAAGTAATGGGAATGACACTGACGATGCAGCGATTATTAATAAACGTTGGAGCCGTGGCCGTCATGATTTTACTTTACTTGTTCTTGAAAAAGACGTACGTCGGTTCAACGATTATTGCAATGGCACAAAACCGGGAAGGTGCGCATTTAGTCGGCATTAATACAAACAAAGTGGCGATGCTGACTTTTCTAATCTCCGGCGGCCTGGCAGCGATTGCGGCTTCATTGTCAGCACCGATCAATCTCGTTTTTCCCGGAATGGGCCATCTCGTTATTTTGAAAGCTTTTGTCATTATCATTATCGGCGGTATGGGAAGCGTGCCGGGTGCAATTTTAGGAGGATATATCCTCGGCTTTACAGAAAGCCTTGGTGCGACGTATATTTCGGCTGACTATAAAGACATCATCGCTTTCTTGCTGCTCGTAGCTATCTTATCCATTAAGCCAAAAGGTCTTTTTACGAGGGAGGGGTTTTAA
- a CDS encoding acyl-CoA dehydrogenase family protein, translating into MMNFTLSEEQDMVRKVVRKFVDNEINPYIQEWDEQGHFEASIMKRMSELDLMGVCIPEQYGGSGMDYNTLAIVCEELERGDTAFRTAVSVHTGLNSMTLLQWGNEFQKQKYLIPQAKGEKVGAFGLTEPNAGSDVASLLTTAEKDGDSYILNGQKTWISLCDHADHFLVFAYTDKSKKHKGISAFIVERTMPGFASKAIKGKLGIRAGNTGELFFDNVKVPKENLLGKEGEGFKIAMSALDNGRFTVAAGACGQILACLEESVKYCHERKTFGKEIGRHQLVQQMLAKMEAGYQMSRLLVFRAGELKNQGKRNTRETSLAKWQACDFANEAANDAVQIHGAYGYSSEYPVERFLRNSKAPVIYEGTREIHTVMQAEYVLGYRSDNPLSSMLPAWPYEEVKEEV; encoded by the coding sequence ATGATGAATTTTACACTAAGTGAAGAACAGGACATGGTTAGAAAAGTCGTGCGGAAGTTTGTTGATAACGAGATCAACCCTTACATACAAGAGTGGGATGAGCAGGGGCACTTTGAAGCTTCGATTATGAAACGGATGTCCGAACTCGATTTAATGGGAGTATGTATTCCAGAACAATATGGCGGAAGCGGAATGGATTATAACACTTTAGCCATTGTCTGCGAGGAGCTTGAGCGTGGAGATACGGCCTTTCGTACAGCAGTTTCTGTTCATACAGGGTTAAACAGTATGACTCTCCTGCAATGGGGCAATGAATTTCAGAAACAGAAATACTTAATCCCACAGGCGAAGGGTGAAAAAGTCGGGGCTTTTGGTTTAACGGAACCAAACGCAGGCTCTGATGTGGCATCTCTTTTGACGACAGCGGAAAAAGACGGGGACTCCTACATTTTAAATGGTCAGAAAACGTGGATTTCCCTTTGCGACCATGCCGATCATTTTCTCGTATTTGCTTACACAGATAAATCGAAAAAGCATAAAGGGATCTCAGCTTTTATCGTTGAGCGCACGATGCCGGGATTCGCTTCAAAAGCTATTAAAGGTAAGCTTGGAATCAGAGCCGGCAACACGGGAGAGCTGTTTTTTGACAATGTAAAAGTGCCGAAAGAAAATCTGCTCGGGAAAGAAGGAGAAGGCTTTAAAATCGCCATGTCGGCCCTTGATAATGGACGCTTTACAGTAGCTGCCGGCGCATGCGGTCAAATTCTCGCTTGTCTTGAGGAAAGCGTGAAATACTGCCATGAAAGAAAGACGTTTGGCAAAGAAATCGGCAGGCACCAGCTGGTTCAGCAAATGTTAGCGAAAATGGAAGCAGGTTATCAAATGTCACGGCTGCTCGTTTTTCGGGCCGGTGAGTTAAAGAACCAAGGAAAAAGAAATACAAGAGAGACTTCTCTCGCCAAATGGCAGGCTTGTGATTTTGCTAACGAAGCTGCTAATGATGCCGTGCAAATTCACGGAGCTTACGGCTACTCAAGCGAATATCCTGTCGAGCGCTTTTTAAGAAACTCGAAAGCTCCTGTAATTTATGAAGGGACTAGAGAGATTCATACCGTTATGCAGGCTGAATATGTGCTCGGCTACCGTTCGGATAATCCGCTGTCAAGCATGCTTCCTGCCTGGCCTTACGAGGAAGTAAAAGAAGAAGTATAG
- a CDS encoding ABC transporter substrate-binding protein: MKIIKLSAFLVMAAFLLVLTGCIENPDNEAASEGESEETKAPEVEEGEEVVNIGYSGPLSGAAAYYGERTMNGVEMAIEEINKNGGFEVDGQTYKFQLVALDDKYLPNETAANAKRLLQENDTPIIFTPHSGGIQAMQVFNEQENFIIGGYSSEPAVTEAGNELTVRIPPSYAGYLEPFTKYTMENHGTKLAALPTASQYGKDWTEALVPYWEEQGGEVVHNSSIDFSKDTDFFTFVTNALKEDPDVMFIGGPSEPTAKLAKQARELGFEGGFIVMDQAKLDEMQKITGTYETFEGSVGVTPLIHSDYPGTDEFIEKYREEHGEDPGSESGYNYLAMYAFMEAMKAAGTVDDPKAIRDHMQEGLDAVPEDKQVYTIQEVDENGGFSTELRVAAVENEEVVTMDADE, encoded by the coding sequence ATGAAAATTATTAAGTTATCTGCTTTTTTGGTGATGGCGGCATTTTTACTTGTTTTAACAGGGTGTATCGAAAATCCTGATAATGAGGCGGCAAGCGAAGGGGAGAGTGAGGAAACAAAAGCGCCTGAAGTGGAAGAAGGCGAAGAAGTTGTAAACATTGGCTACAGCGGACCCTTAAGCGGTGCGGCTGCTTACTACGGGGAGCGGACGATGAATGGCGTTGAAATGGCTATTGAAGAAATCAACAAAAATGGCGGCTTTGAAGTCGATGGCCAGACATACAAGTTTCAATTAGTGGCGTTAGATGATAAATATCTTCCAAATGAAACAGCAGCCAACGCTAAGCGCTTGCTTCAGGAAAACGATACACCGATTATTTTCACTCCTCACAGCGGCGGTATTCAAGCCATGCAGGTGTTCAATGAACAGGAAAACTTTATAATTGGCGGTTATTCAAGTGAGCCAGCAGTGACAGAGGCTGGTAATGAATTAACTGTAAGAATTCCTCCGAGCTATGCAGGATACTTAGAACCATTTACGAAGTATACGATGGAAAACCACGGCACCAAATTAGCGGCGCTGCCGACAGCCTCTCAATACGGGAAAGACTGGACAGAAGCTCTCGTACCTTACTGGGAAGAACAAGGCGGAGAAGTGGTCCACAATTCTTCGATTGACTTCTCGAAAGATACCGACTTTTTCACATTCGTAACGAACGCGTTGAAAGAAGATCCGGATGTAATGTTCATCGGCGGTCCATCTGAACCGACAGCTAAACTGGCTAAACAGGCGAGAGAGCTTGGTTTTGAAGGAGGATTTATCGTCATGGACCAGGCCAAGCTTGATGAAATGCAAAAAATAACCGGAACCTATGAAACGTTCGAAGGTTCTGTAGGGGTAACGCCTTTGATTCATTCGGATTACCCTGGAACTGATGAATTTATTGAAAAATACAGAGAAGAACACGGCGAGGATCCCGGCTCTGAATCCGGATATAACTACTTAGCCATGTATGCCTTTATGGAGGCGATGAAGGCAGCTGGAACAGTGGATGATCCTAAAGCAATTCGTGACCATATGCAGGAAGGTTTAGATGCCGTTCCTGAAGATAAGCAAGTATATACCATTCAGGAGGTTGACGAGAACGGCGGTTTTAGTACAGAACTGCGTGTGGCTGCCGTCGAAAACGAAGAAGTAGTCACCATGGATGCTGACGAATAA
- a CDS encoding ABC transporter ATP-binding protein has product MLKLSGVSVQYGSFTAVEGLDINVEEGELVVLLGSNGAGKSTTFNAISGLQKPSGGNILFEGKPINSLAPDKIVKSGIVQCAEDRKLFPQMSVHQNLIMGAYIHRRKRKQVKQSVDSVYDLFPILHEKRENAAGSLSGGQQQMLAIGRALMSKPKLMLLDEPSIGLAPLIVEQMFEVIQKINRDGTTVLLAEQNAFAALKIADRGYVFESGSIVVQGSSDELLANNTVRKAYIGA; this is encoded by the coding sequence GTGCTTAAACTCTCAGGTGTATCAGTCCAGTACGGGAGTTTTACAGCTGTAGAAGGGTTAGACATTAATGTTGAAGAAGGCGAACTTGTCGTCCTGTTAGGATCAAACGGAGCAGGTAAGAGTACAACGTTTAACGCGATCAGCGGGCTGCAAAAACCGAGCGGGGGGAATATTTTATTTGAAGGCAAGCCGATAAACAGCCTTGCTCCTGATAAGATCGTAAAATCTGGAATTGTGCAGTGTGCCGAGGACCGCAAACTGTTTCCACAAATGTCGGTTCATCAAAACCTGATTATGGGGGCTTACATACATCGAAGAAAGCGTAAGCAGGTAAAACAGTCTGTGGACAGCGTGTATGACCTATTCCCGATTTTACATGAAAAAAGGGAAAATGCGGCCGGTTCCTTAAGCGGCGGCCAGCAGCAAATGCTTGCAATTGGCCGGGCTTTAATGTCCAAGCCGAAGCTGATGCTGTTAGATGAGCCATCGATCGGGCTGGCACCTTTAATTGTTGAGCAGATGTTTGAAGTCATCCAAAAGATTAATAGGGATGGAACTACGGTACTGCTGGCTGAGCAAAACGCTTTTGCGGCTTTGAAGATTGCGGACAGAGGTTATGTATTTGAAAGCGGCTCGATCGTAGTTCAAGGCTCATCGGATGAATTGCTGGCCAATAACACCGTTCGAAAGGCGTACATCGGTGCCTGA
- a CDS encoding ABC transporter ATP-binding protein has translation MFIETKKLTKKFGGLVAVNEVDFSIEKGKINAIIGPNGAGKSTFFNLVSGSHTPSSGQVFYKGKDITKLPPNRIAKLGVARTFQTTNLFEQSTVLDNVIVGHRLRTHSNLFDAVLRTKRYKKEEEKCRDKALEVLDFVGLAHVQDKLAANTTQEEKKRVAFALALATDPEVIFLDEPTAGINPGETAGLADLMKKMVNQGITVCLIEHKMKMIMELADKIMVLNYGEKIAEGTSEEVMNNQAVIEAYLGGNASA, from the coding sequence GTGTTCATAGAAACGAAAAAGCTTACGAAAAAATTTGGAGGGCTTGTCGCTGTGAACGAGGTGGATTTCTCGATTGAAAAAGGAAAGATCAATGCGATCATCGGACCTAATGGTGCAGGGAAGTCCACTTTTTTCAATCTTGTAAGCGGATCCCATACCCCAAGCTCAGGCCAGGTTTTCTATAAAGGCAAAGACATTACAAAGCTGCCTCCCAATAGAATTGCCAAACTCGGTGTCGCCCGTACCTTTCAGACGACAAACCTTTTTGAACAGTCTACTGTCCTTGATAATGTCATTGTCGGTCACAGGCTGCGAACTCATTCCAACCTGTTCGATGCCGTATTACGAACAAAGCGCTACAAAAAAGAAGAGGAAAAATGCAGGGATAAAGCGCTGGAGGTTCTCGACTTTGTCGGGCTGGCTCATGTACAGGACAAGTTAGCCGCCAACACGACACAGGAAGAAAAGAAGCGCGTGGCGTTTGCGCTGGCCCTTGCTACGGACCCGGAAGTAATCTTCCTGGATGAGCCGACAGCTGGCATCAATCCGGGAGAAACGGCCGGGCTGGCAGACTTAATGAAGAAAATGGTCAATCAGGGAATTACCGTCTGCTTGATTGAACACAAAATGAAGATGATTATGGAGCTGGCCGATAAGATTATGGTATTGAACTACGGCGAAAAGATCGCAGAAGGTACGTCTGAAGAAGTTATGAATAATCAGGCGGTCATTGAAGCCTATTTAGGAGGGAACGCCAGTGCTTAA